Proteins encoded in a region of the Corynebacterium breve genome:
- a CDS encoding YbjN domain-containing protein, whose product MDENNIPEAFNIERVGDILAEENLQYRLEEVPTPDGTTQVIRTGFADSAIAFVHEGNNLVCEALWRGEFPKALATNLLFACNEYNQQQFAPTLRFYESGEHHVAANAFRVLDVSQGASLNQVGAFVLSTLDATVGAFDFLSEQFPDLVTWEENHDH is encoded by the coding sequence ATGGACGAGAACAATATTCCCGAGGCGTTCAATATCGAACGCGTGGGAGACATCCTCGCAGAGGAGAATCTGCAGTACAGGCTCGAAGAAGTTCCGACCCCCGATGGGACTACGCAAGTCATTCGCACAGGATTCGCAGACTCCGCGATCGCATTCGTGCATGAGGGAAACAATCTCGTGTGTGAGGCGCTGTGGCGCGGTGAGTTCCCCAAGGCACTCGCGACAAATCTTCTGTTTGCCTGCAACGAGTACAACCAACAACAGTTCGCACCGACCCTCCGCTTCTACGAAAGTGGCGAGCACCACGTGGCCGCTAATGCTTTCCGGGTCCTAGACGTTTCACAGGGCGCATCCTTGAACCAGGTGGGAGCCTTTGTGTTGTCCACTTTGGACGCCACTGTCGGGGCCTTCGATTTCCTCTCCGAACAGTTCCCTGACCTAGTTACCTGGGAGGAAAACCATGACCACTAG
- a CDS encoding YbjN domain-containing protein: MTTSSPVAPVTLDRIEAAMKEHGVELARDDSRDMATANLNGFLVGFALLSSVLIVRADAMTDIPNDDPNATLYLAANQVNSTAFGARAVVVNRTEKLVVRTERELPIAAGLNDEQLSTTLKSAVDAVLASQDAMVTVIEHFEEIMKDINS, encoded by the coding sequence ATGACCACTAGTTCACCTGTCGCGCCAGTCACACTAGATCGCATCGAAGCAGCGATGAAAGAACACGGCGTAGAACTTGCCCGCGATGATAGCCGCGACATGGCAACAGCCAACCTCAACGGTTTCCTGGTCGGTTTTGCTTTACTGTCCTCCGTGCTAATCGTCCGCGCCGATGCAATGACCGACATTCCGAACGATGATCCCAATGCGACTCTTTACCTCGCCGCTAATCAGGTCAACTCCACAGCGTTCGGCGCGCGCGCAGTCGTCGTCAACCGCACAGAGAAACTCGTCGTACGCACAGAGCGTGAACTTCCGATCGCAGCGGGGCTTAACGACGAGCAGCTGTCCACCACCCTCAAGTCCGCCGTAGACGCAGTGCTGGCGTCTCAAGACGCCATGGTGACGGTTATCGAGCACTTCGAAGAGATCATGAAGGACATCAACTCTTAG
- a CDS encoding PPK2 family polyphosphate kinase — translation MSDFTIDDALALRVEEGFHLSDVDPSETPGFEGDSDELDEAFHSFNDLLDEEQEKLFANGRKHPETTGGILLVLQGMDTSGKGGVIRHVVRQLDPQGVHTVGFGRPTEEEAAHDFLWRVEKHLPGPGLISVFDRSHYEDVLVQRVNALAPPEEIERRYGAIVDFESRAAANGITIIKVMLHISRAFQKKNLMERLERPDKHWKYDPGDLEDRAKWERYQAAYQIALERTSTDDAPWYCVPGDNKKYARMVVKALIADALKSMELEWPEADFDPEEEKKRLKKS, via the coding sequence ATGTCCGATTTTACGATTGACGATGCCCTAGCCCTTCGCGTCGAAGAGGGTTTTCACCTCTCCGACGTCGACCCGTCGGAAACTCCTGGTTTTGAGGGTGATTCCGACGAACTCGACGAGGCTTTCCACTCCTTTAACGATCTTCTCGATGAGGAGCAGGAAAAGCTTTTCGCCAATGGGCGTAAACACCCCGAAACAACAGGTGGCATCCTGTTGGTATTGCAGGGAATGGACACGTCCGGAAAAGGCGGTGTCATTCGCCACGTCGTGCGCCAACTAGATCCACAAGGCGTACACACGGTGGGCTTTGGCCGACCGACCGAGGAAGAAGCAGCACATGACTTCTTGTGGCGCGTTGAAAAGCACCTTCCCGGCCCCGGCTTGATTTCGGTTTTTGACCGTTCGCATTACGAAGACGTACTTGTTCAACGCGTAAACGCTCTGGCCCCTCCCGAGGAAATCGAGCGTCGCTATGGCGCGATCGTTGACTTTGAGTCTCGAGCAGCAGCGAATGGCATCACAATCATCAAGGTGATGCTTCACATCTCCCGGGCCTTTCAAAAGAAGAACCTGATGGAGCGGCTGGAGCGACCAGACAAGCACTGGAAGTATGATCCGGGCGACCTGGAGGATCGTGCGAAATGGGAGCGCTACCAAGCCGCATACCAGATCGCTTTGGAACGGACCTCGACCGACGATGCACCCTGGTACTGCGTTCCCGGGGACAACAAAAAGTACGCGCGCATGGTGGTCAAGGCACTCATCGCCGACGCGCTCAAGTCCATGGAGTTGGAATGGCCTGAGGCCGATTTCGATCCAGAGGAAGAGAAGAAGCGACTCAAAAAGTCCTAA
- the nusB gene encoding transcription antitermination factor NusB — translation MADFKRHGARYRARRRAVDIMFEAEARDLDPVGIVDERAQLARDPENAVAPIADYTRQIVTGAAEKLDDLDESIERFLSDDWELGRLPAVDRAILRVAAWEIMFNDEVDGPISVVDGVEMASQYSDDQAPPYIHAVLDDILQAQAANAPTKEDE, via the coding sequence ATGGCTGATTTCAAACGCCACGGTGCCCGCTACAGGGCACGCCGTCGCGCCGTCGACATCATGTTTGAGGCTGAAGCACGCGACCTTGATCCAGTGGGGATTGTCGACGAGCGCGCGCAGCTGGCTCGCGACCCGGAGAACGCCGTAGCGCCTATTGCGGACTACACACGGCAAATTGTCACCGGTGCCGCAGAAAAGTTGGATGATCTTGACGAGTCTATCGAGCGGTTTCTCTCAGACGACTGGGAGCTGGGGCGACTTCCCGCGGTTGATCGGGCGATTCTTCGCGTTGCAGCATGGGAAATCATGTTTAACGACGAAGTAGACGGCCCAATTTCAGTTGTCGATGGGGTAGAGATGGCCAGTCAGTACTCCGACGACCAAGCGCCACCGTACATCCACGCGGTGCTAGACGACATTCTGCAGGCGCAAGCTGCAAATGCACCGACCAAAGAGGACGAGTAA